The sequence TATAAAGAATACATCATTTGGTATTAATAGTTTACTAACCTTTGTAAAAAAACATCCAAATATTAAATTAAAAACATTTGGTTTTAAAAAGCCTAAGGACTTTCCTAAACAAATTAAATTTTTGGAAAATCCTAGTAGAGAAGAGCTAAATGAATGGTATGATTCTGTTAATCTTTTTTATGTTCCAAGTATATATGAGGGATGGGGATTACCTGCTATGGAGGCCATGGCACGTGGTTGTGTTGTCTTAGGCTCGGATACAGGTTGCCTCAAAGAATTAGGACGGCACTTGAAGAATTGCTATAAAATCCAAAATATGACTGATCAGGAGGAATTATTCAAAGGATTAGAAATATTATGTCGATCTCAGAATTTGAGAAAAAACATTTCAAAAAATGCAATTTCTACTGTTAAATATTATTCTTTTGAAGAAGAGGCTAATAAATTTCTTGAGCTTCTTAATAAGCTATAAAAACATTATTTTGTTTGTCATAGTTATAGTTTACTTGTATTTTAAAGGAGTAGTTAATGAATAATAATAATAGTAGTAAAAAAAAACATTCTTTAGGTGTTAATGCGGCTCTTAATGGGCTCCAGAGTATTCTAAATTTAATTTTTCCCCTTATAACTTTTCCTTATGTTTCTAGAATTCTTTCGGTTGAAGGAATGGGGATTTATAATTTTTCATCTACGTATGTTGGTTATTTTCTATTGATTGCTGGCCTAGGTATTAATACATATGCTATTAGAGAGGGGGCTAAATTTAGAGATAATTATAGAAAAATGAGTAATTTTTCTAGCGAAGTTTTTTCTCTTAATATGACTTCTACTCTGGTAGCATATATTTTATTGATTTTAAGCTTGTTAGTTTTTAAAGTTTTGAATAATTATTCATTGTGCATTTTGATTTTTAGTATTCAAATACTTTTTACTACGCTTGGCACAAATTGGCTATATGTAATATATGAGGATTATGCATATATTACAACTAGGAATATTGTATTTAAGATTATTTCGATTATATTATTATTTGTATTTGTAAAAAAGACGACTGATTATCTTATTTACGCTTGGATAACTGTTTTGGCTTCAGTAGGTTCCAATTTGTTAAATTATATTCATGCAAAATCTTTTGTAAAATTACGGTTTTCATGGAAAACAAATTGGAGGATTCACGTAAAACCTACATTAATTATTTTCGCGTCAGCTATAGCAGTTAATATATATGTTTCTTCTGATAACACGATTCTAGGATTAATTAAAGGGGATCGAGAAGTCGGTATCTATGGTGTTTCTGTAAAAATTTATACAATTGTTGCCAGCTTACTAACTGCAATTTTAACTGTAACAATTCCTAGACTTTCAGTTTTATATGGGAAAAAGCTTTTTAATGAGTACAAAGTTATTCTAAATAAGTTAATAAATTTATTGATTGTTTTAACTTTTCCTGCAATGACAGGGCTTATGATGCTTAGTAAAAATATTGTAGTAATAATTGCAGGGGAAAAATATATACAAGCTTCAAATTCCTTGGCAATTATTGCTTGGGCTATTCTATTTTCACTATTTAGTTGGGTCATTTCAGATTGCGTATTATTGCCTGCAAAAAGGGAAAAATATCTTTTAAAGAGTACAATTATAACTGCAATATTTAATGTTATGATTAATCTAGTTTTTATACCTCTTTGGTCATATGATGGCGCTTCATTGAGTACTGTCTTA comes from Limosilactobacillus sp. and encodes:
- a CDS encoding flippase encodes the protein MNNNNSSKKKHSLGVNAALNGLQSILNLIFPLITFPYVSRILSVEGMGIYNFSSTYVGYFLLIAGLGINTYAIREGAKFRDNYRKMSNFSSEVFSLNMTSTLVAYILLILSLLVFKVLNNYSLCILIFSIQILFTTLGTNWLYVIYEDYAYITTRNIVFKIISIILLFVFVKKTTDYLIYAWITVLASVGSNLLNYIHAKSFVKLRFSWKTNWRIHVKPTLIIFASAIAVNIYVSSDNTILGLIKGDREVGIYGVSVKIYTIVASLLTAILTVTIPRLSVLYGKKLFNEYKVILNKLINLLIVLTFPAMTGLMMLSKNIVVIIAGEKYIQASNSLAIIAWAILFSLFSWVISDCVLLPAKREKYLLKSTIITAIFNVMINLVFIPLWSYDGASLSTVLAEVMSVTMNAYYGKDILKKTLTKKTFVKNVLDALIGCVVVLLFCYMVNLNVKSFVVGILISVPLAIIGYFITLVLCNNLTVKEAVEYMRNTFQEKRQF